The Sphaerospermopsis torques-reginae ITEP-024 genome has a window encoding:
- a CDS encoding restriction endonuclease encodes MKSCSPDFFERLVVDLLVKMGYGGSRRDAGRAIGKAGDGGIDGIIKEDKLGLDIVYIQAKKWDNTVVGRPEIQKFVGALHGQRARKGVFITTSKFSQDAREYVSIIDSKIVLIDGQELAQLMIDNHVGVSTVSIYEIKKIDSDYFTDE; translated from the coding sequence ATAAAAAGTTGTTCACCTGACTTTTTTGAAAGGTTGGTAGTAGATTTATTGGTGAAAATGGGTTATGGTGGTTCAAGACGTGATGCAGGGAGAGCAATTGGTAAAGCTGGAGATGGGGGAATTGATGGAATAATTAAAGAAGATAAATTAGGTTTAGATATTGTTTACATTCAAGCTAAAAAATGGGATAATACAGTTGTTGGTAGACCGGAAATTCAAAAATTTGTCGGTGCTTTACATGGACAAAGAGCAAGAAAAGGTGTTTTTATCACCACTTCTAAATTCTCTCAAGATGCTAGAGAATATGTATCTATAATAGATAGTAAGATTGTTTTAATAGATGGACAAGAATTAGCTCAATTAATGATTGATAATCATGTGGGTGTATCAACTGTCTCTATTTACGAGATTAAAAAAATAGATTCAGACTATTTTACAGACGAGTAA
- the aroA gene encoding 3-phosphoshikimate 1-carboxyvinyltransferase gives MSAAIITLKTQENASQNLIIQRPPSGLSLQGRISIPGDKSISHRALMLGAIAEGETEIQGLLLGEDPRSTAHCFRALGAEISELNTELVRVKGIGLGNFQEPVDVLNAGNSGTTIRLMLGLLASHPGRFFTVTGDDSLRSRPMSRVVKPLQQMAAEIWGRKGNTLAPLAVQGQALKPIHYHSPIASAQVKSCILLAGLNTEGKTTVTEPALSRDHSERMLKAFGAELSIDPETNSVTVTGNAKLYGQKVVVPGDISSAAFWLVAGSIVPGSELVVENVGVNPTRTGILEALAMMGADIQLENQREVAGEPVADVRVRSSQLKSCTIAGDIIPRLIDEIPILAVAATFAEGTTIIRDAAELRVKESDRITVMAQQLNKMGGKITELPDGMEITGGNALVGAEVDSHTDHRIGMSLAIAALNASGTTTIHRAEAAAISYPNFTNTLVEVCR, from the coding sequence ATGTCGGCTGCTATTATAACTTTAAAAACTCAAGAAAACGCTTCTCAAAACTTAATTATTCAGCGTCCTCCCTCTGGACTGTCTCTACAAGGTCGTATCAGTATTCCTGGTGATAAATCTATTTCCCATCGGGCTTTGATGTTAGGTGCGATCGCGGAAGGTGAAACTGAGATTCAAGGACTGCTGTTAGGTGAAGATCCCCGTAGCACTGCTCACTGTTTCCGGGCGCTTGGTGCGGAAATTTCCGAATTAAATACAGAGTTGGTGCGGGTTAAAGGTATTGGTTTGGGTAATTTTCAAGAACCTGTAGATGTGTTGAACGCGGGTAACTCTGGTACAACTATCCGGTTAATGTTGGGGTTGTTAGCTTCCCATCCAGGGCGGTTTTTTACGGTGACAGGTGATGACTCGTTGCGATCGCGTCCTATGTCCCGTGTTGTCAAACCTTTACAACAAATGGCTGCTGAAATTTGGGGACGCAAGGGTAATACTTTAGCACCTTTAGCAGTTCAAGGACAAGCACTCAAACCGATTCATTATCATTCACCCATCGCCTCAGCACAAGTCAAGTCTTGTATTTTACTTGCAGGTTTGAACACCGAAGGAAAAACTACCGTCACCGAACCCGCTTTATCACGGGATCACAGTGAACGGATGTTAAAGGCGTTTGGGGCAGAATTAAGTATAGACCCGGAAACCAACAGCGTGACTGTGACAGGTAATGCCAAATTATACGGTCAAAAAGTTGTTGTTCCTGGTGATATTAGTTCTGCGGCCTTTTGGTTAGTTGCGGGTTCTATTGTTCCCGGTTCTGAGTTAGTGGTGGAAAATGTTGGTGTTAACCCCACCCGCACGGGAATTTTAGAAGCTTTGGCAATGATGGGTGCAGATATCCAGCTAGAAAATCAACGGGAAGTTGCAGGAGAACCGGTTGCAGATGTGCGGGTGCGTTCTAGTCAGTTAAAAAGCTGTACTATTGCTGGGGATATTATACCGAGATTAATTGATGAAATTCCCATTTTAGCAGTAGCTGCCACCTTTGCGGAAGGGACAACCATTATTAGAGATGCGGCAGAATTGCGAGTTAAAGAGAGCGATCGCATTACCGTAATGGCGCAACAATTAAATAAAATGGGCGGTAAAATTACAGAATTACCTGATGGGATGGAAATTACTGGTGGTAATGCTTTGGTGGGTGCAGAGGTAGATAGTCATACAGATCATAGAATCGGAATGAGTTTAGCGATCGCTGCTCTGAATGCTAGTGGAACTACGACTATTCACCGTGCTGAAGCTGCGGCTATTTCTTATCCTAATTTCACTAATACTTTGGTAGAAGTTTGTCGGTAA
- the thyX gene encoding FAD-dependent thymidylate synthase, producing MDKFRVEVIAKTPNPQQVIYAAMHQDYTDGFVYDQRDKWPTESKCGEIIVKQLLAGERGHYGPLEHPQIVFNCGFFPHSVMQQARTHRVGVSFDVQSFRYTGNQFIEVVEGKKDIEDVFYLRPVGYYTDRQGKKYYYSPEKRAADLQWCLEAAKQYKIDFEAGMSEEHIRGKMPFDYRQHFVVSFNVRSFLHFCDLRNKRDAQLEIQKLCELMWPHFEEWIPAIAEWYKKSRLGKGRLAP from the coding sequence ATGGATAAATTTAGAGTAGAAGTTATTGCCAAAACACCAAACCCCCAACAAGTCATTTATGCTGCGATGCACCAAGACTATACAGACGGGTTTGTATATGATCAGCGAGACAAATGGCCTACCGAGTCCAAATGTGGTGAAATCATTGTTAAGCAACTCCTAGCAGGAGAAAGAGGACATTACGGACCATTAGAACATCCGCAAATAGTCTTTAACTGTGGTTTCTTTCCCCATAGCGTCATGCAGCAAGCACGCACCCACAGGGTAGGTGTATCGTTTGATGTGCAATCTTTTAGGTACACAGGAAACCAGTTTATTGAAGTGGTGGAAGGTAAAAAAGATATAGAAGATGTTTTTTACTTACGTCCTGTGGGATATTACACCGATAGACAAGGTAAGAAATATTATTATTCACCCGAAAAAAGAGCAGCAGATTTACAATGGTGTTTAGAAGCTGCCAAACAATACAAAATTGATTTTGAAGCGGGAATGTCGGAAGAACATATCAGGGGTAAAATGCCCTTTGATTATCGTCAGCATTTTGTTGTCAGTTTTAATGTTAGGTCTTTCTTACACTTTTGTGATTTGAGAAATAAGAGAGATGCACAATTAGAAATTCAAAAGTTATGTGAATTAATGTGGCCTCATTTTGAAGAATGGATTCCTGCAATAGCTGAATGGTACAAAAAATCTCGCTTGGGTAAAGGCAGATTAGCACCTTAA
- a CDS encoding chlorophyll a/b-binding protein: MATNGSMVDDQGKMNNFAVEPKVYIDEQGDRTGFTPYAELLNGRLAMIGFISLIALEVFTGHGVIGILKSL, translated from the coding sequence ATGGCTACAAACGGTTCTATGGTTGATGATCAAGGCAAAATGAATAACTTTGCAGTTGAACCAAAAGTATATATAGACGAACAAGGCGATCGCACAGGTTTTACACCTTATGCAGAATTACTCAATGGTCGTTTAGCTATGATTGGTTTCATTTCTCTGATAGCCTTAGAAGTATTCACAGGACACGGTGTGATCGGAATTTTAAAAAGCCTGTAG
- a CDS encoding thioredoxin family protein: MVLTASTMLPLGTKAPEFHLPEVVSGENISLANFADKKALLVMFICRHCPFVKHIQQELANLGKDYLNSDLGIVAISANDAQNYPNDAPESLKEMSTELGFKFPLCYDETQETAKAYTAACTPDFFLFDQERKLVYRGQLDDSRPSNNKPVTGADLRAAIEAVLADQAVTSEQIPSVGCNIKWKLGNEPNYFG; this comes from the coding sequence ATGGTTTTAACTGCTTCAACAATGTTACCGCTAGGTACTAAAGCACCAGAATTTCATCTACCAGAAGTAGTATCTGGAGAAAATATTTCACTGGCTAATTTTGCCGATAAAAAAGCATTATTAGTGATGTTTATTTGTCGGCATTGTCCATTTGTGAAGCATATCCAACAAGAATTAGCCAATTTAGGAAAAGATTACTTGAATAGTGATTTGGGAATAGTTGCTATTAGTGCTAACGATGCTCAAAACTACCCAAATGATGCACCTGAATCATTAAAAGAAATGTCCACAGAGTTGGGATTTAAGTTTCCTTTGTGCTACGACGAAACCCAGGAAACAGCAAAAGCTTACACAGCAGCTTGCACACCGGATTTTTTCCTATTTGATCAAGAAAGAAAATTAGTTTATCGCGGACAATTAGATGATAGTCGTCCTAGTAATAATAAACCAGTAACAGGTGCAGATTTACGGGCAGCAATTGAAGCCGTTTTAGCTGATCAAGCTGTCACCAGTGAACAAATTCCCAGTGTGGGTTGTAATATTAAATGGAAACTGGGGAACGAACCTAATTACTTTGGTTAA
- a CDS encoding carbonic anhydrase, producing MAVFPKPVIAEENTPEWSYAGAANPTHWGEISPDFALCELGKNQSPININNAVEATPVQIEFNYQPTPLLVVNNGYTVQVNYLPGSTMKINDEEYELIQFHFHIPSEHTINNKASALEMHLVHRNAKNQLAVVGVMMNKGSANPFIDQIWQHIPAVGKINDIENYTINAANLLPKNKAFFSYIGSLTTPPCSENVKWNVLTQATQVSEKQIAAFQKLYQVNARPVQPINTRKIEFHPS from the coding sequence ATGGCTGTATTTCCTAAACCAGTCATAGCTGAGGAAAATACACCAGAATGGAGCTATGCAGGTGCAGCAAATCCTACTCATTGGGGAGAAATCAGTCCTGATTTTGCGCTTTGTGAACTAGGGAAAAATCAATCTCCTATCAATATAAATAATGCAGTAGAAGCAACTCCTGTACAAATAGAGTTTAACTATCAACCCACACCTTTATTAGTTGTTAATAATGGTTATACTGTCCAAGTCAATTACCTCCCAGGTAGCACTATGAAAATTAACGATGAGGAATATGAACTCATCCAGTTTCATTTTCATATACCCAGTGAACATACTATTAATAATAAAGCATCTGCTCTGGAAATGCACTTAGTACATCGCAATGCTAAAAACCAATTAGCAGTTGTGGGAGTGATGATGAATAAAGGTTCAGCTAATCCCTTCATCGATCAGATTTGGCAGCATATTCCCGCAGTAGGAAAAATCAATGACATTGAAAATTATACGATTAACGCTGCTAATTTACTACCTAAAAATAAAGCTTTTTTCAGTTATATCGGTTCACTAACTACACCACCATGCAGCGAAAATGTAAAATGGAATGTACTGACACAAGCAACTCAAGTTTCTGAAAAACAAATTGCAGCTTTCCAAAAGTTATATCAAGTAAATGCTCGTCCAGTACAACCAATAAACACTAGAAAAATAGAATTTCACCCCTCATAG
- a CDS encoding 16S rRNA (uracil(1498)-N(3))-methyltransferase, translating to MQRITIQISQLQETKILLTPQQQHYLLRVLRLQDGDKFIAMDGMGKWWLTQLTGETGEILELLEVKTELPVSITLMVALPKGNGFDDVVRCCTELGVTCIVPVLSDRTLLNPSPQKLERWQRIAAEAAEQSERAFVPIILEPVAFSTALNERAANQRYKRYICEARGNYPHLIKVLNNLSGEIVGENIGENIGEIVIATGPEGGWTDKEIEMAIKAKFQPVALGCRILRAVTAPIVALSLIAAACEA from the coding sequence ATGCAAAGGATCACAATTCAAATTTCCCAACTTCAAGAGACAAAAATTTTATTAACACCCCAACAACAACATTATTTATTGCGAGTTTTGCGATTACAAGATGGGGATAAATTTATCGCAATGGATGGTATGGGTAAATGGTGGTTAACCCAGTTAACAGGAGAAACAGGAGAGATTTTAGAATTACTGGAAGTGAAAACCGAGTTACCTGTATCTATTACTTTGATGGTAGCTTTACCAAAAGGAAATGGTTTTGATGATGTTGTCCGTTGTTGTACGGAGTTAGGTGTAACTTGTATTGTACCAGTTTTGAGCGATCGCACCTTATTAAATCCCAGTCCCCAAAAATTAGAACGTTGGCAGCGCATAGCTGCTGAAGCTGCGGAACAGTCAGAGCGTGCTTTTGTCCCTATCATTTTAGAACCTGTAGCTTTTAGCACTGCTTTAAATGAACGTGCAGCAAATCAGCGTTATAAGCGTTATATTTGTGAAGCGCGGGGAAATTATCCACATTTAATAAAAGTCCTAAATAACCTCTCTGGTGAAATTGTAGGTGAAAATATAGGTGAAAATATAGGTGAAATTGTCATTGCCACAGGACCAGAAGGAGGATGGACAGATAAGGAAATTGAAATGGCTATAAAAGCCAAATTTCAGCCTGTTGCCCTGGGTTGTCGCATTCTCCGCGCTGTCACTGCCCCAATTGTAGCATTATCCTTGATTGCCGCTGCTTGTGAAGCATAA
- a CDS encoding tetratricopeptide repeat protein — translation MLEEVIAAFERKDYQTAVTLIKPLLKQSPEDPWVQFYFARLQEVYEKRQEAEKIYRQLLKVTINNKIISQARQGIQRIKDFEQTERQKAIAQAIAEPSNNEPGILVLEPINNQLKTLAAPKFAQIMQIDTYSARLMLPSRSWRVYRTGKIGEMQFYGKQLQQAGIPCFWLKISQIQQIQVHQVQYFSESSPNPKVVCVSSENQLGSLSFDWSEVTAKVVGLLPIFEQVVDINVRGKLERKTQTQDYYQFCDLHLPERRSILRIYDNGYEFQKGLEITPQATQNTIRINWNSLMSWVEQKIPQVKTSSDFQPFGETVLDQTEVLNQIPSHIQLFRRENTNWDAAFQLYSGIVFVKNCSSN, via the coding sequence ATGTTGGAAGAAGTGATCGCCGCCTTTGAACGCAAAGACTACCAAACCGCAGTTACATTAATTAAACCATTACTCAAACAATCACCGGAAGATCCTTGGGTGCAATTTTATTTTGCACGGTTACAGGAAGTTTATGAAAAGCGACAGGAAGCAGAAAAAATTTATCGTCAACTTTTGAAAGTGACCATCAATAATAAAATCATTTCCCAAGCACGTCAAGGTATACAAAGAATCAAAGATTTTGAACAAACAGAAAGACAAAAAGCCATTGCTCAAGCAATAGCAGAACCAAGTAATAATGAACCAGGAATTTTAGTTTTAGAACCGATTAATAATCAACTAAAAACCTTAGCTGCACCCAAATTTGCCCAAATTATGCAAATTGATACTTACTCAGCTAGACTCATGTTACCTAGTCGTAGTTGGCGAGTATACCGCACAGGAAAAATAGGCGAAATGCAATTTTATGGCAAACAATTACAACAAGCTGGGATTCCCTGTTTTTGGTTAAAAATATCCCAAATTCAACAAATTCAAGTACATCAAGTCCAATATTTTTCTGAATCATCACCTAACCCAAAAGTTGTATGTGTCAGTTCAGAAAATCAACTTGGTTCTTTGAGTTTTGATTGGTCAGAAGTCACAGCCAAAGTTGTGGGACTTTTACCTATTTTTGAACAGGTAGTAGATATTAATGTTCGTGGTAAATTAGAACGGAAAACCCAAACTCAAGACTATTACCAATTTTGTGATTTACACCTACCAGAAAGACGTAGTATTTTAAGAATTTATGACAATGGCTATGAATTTCAAAAAGGTTTAGAAATCACTCCCCAAGCTACACAAAACACAATTAGAATTAATTGGAATAGTTTGATGAGTTGGGTTGAGCAAAAAATACCTCAAGTTAAAACCTCGTCAGATTTTCAACCTTTTGGAGAAACAGTTTTAGATCAAACAGAAGTGCTAAATCAAATTCCCTCTCATATTCAATTATTTAGGAGGGAAAATACTAATTGGGATGCAGCTTTTCAGTTATACAGTGGAATTGTGTTTGTGAAAAACTGTTCAAGTAATTAA